The DNA segment CAAACCAAGAAAAAAAGAAAATAATACAGACAAAATCCTCCCATCAAATTGATGTGAGGATTTTTTATTATCGAATTGACCATATATATTCTAAAGAATTTATCGATGGTCCCATTTAAGGAAATGTACATTTTATTTTTTACATAGTGAAATTAGGAATAAGAACTTTTTTTAAACGTTTGTCAAACTCATGGACAATAATGTATTTACACAATACACTTCAATTATAAGGAAAAATAGGAGTTGTCATTCGAATATATGTGAAATGCTGAACAATATTTAAATAGAGGAGATTTCTTTTATGACTCAATATAATTGGTTAGAGGCAATCAATGTTAATGAAGATATGCTGATTAAAACAAAACAGCGTCTTCCGGTTATATGGATTAGTGCACTAGATTGTACTGGTTGTAAGGAAGCGTTTACCCGATCATTTGAACCAACTACCTTGGACACAATCCTCAATTTTATCTCATTAGAATACAGTGAACTCCTTTCTGTGGCCAGTGGGGATCGAGTAGAAGCCCATAAGGAATCCATTTTTGAAAAATATAGTGGAGAGTATATCCTTGCAATTGAAGGTAGTATTCCAGGCAGTGATGAGTTTCTTATGATTGGGGGTAAATCTGTTAGAGAGAAAATTATCCATGCAGCTAAACGTGCTAAAGCAGTTATTGCATTTGGAAGCTGCTCTGCTTGGGGTGGAATTCCAGCTGCAGGAAAAAACCCGACCAATGCTGTTGACATCAGAGCAATCATTCCCGAGGAAGTACCTGTTGCACTTGTTCCCGGCTGTCCCCCTATTCCGGAGGTTATTATAGGTACATTATTACATGTTCATTTTCATGGTAAATTGCCAGAACTTGACAAAAAACTGCGACCTAAAGTGTATTATCAAACTACTGTGCACATGGCTTGCCACCGCAAACCTTATTTTGATCAAAAATTATTTGCAGAATCTTATGATGATGAAGGAGCTAGGAAGGGGTATTGTTTATTTAAAATTGGCTGCAAGGGTCCAACTGCTTTCAATGCTTGTGAATCAATGGGGTATGACCGCTGTATTTCTGCGGGATTTTCGTGTATTGGCTGTTCTGAAAGAGGATTCTGGGACAAAGGAGGATTTTATGGCAAGCGAAAAAAGTAATCAATCTGGATTAAAAAAGGCACCTAGCCTTTGTGGTTATTACAATCACAAAGGTTAGGCACCAGGTTTTACGGCATTATAAGAAAAATTAGTATCATCCCATTGGAATATGCCTTCTTGAAGCTTTATTCTAAGATCGAAGGGACACGTAGAGGGGTTTATGTTTGACTCTTCTTCTCCAGTGGTCATTTGCTCCAATATTAGTTGCTTGAAACGAAGTAAATCTGTTTTAGATGCAATCCTAATGATTCGATCTAAAGTAATACTTTTCTCACTGATTCCATGACAATTACAAATACTTGTTTGAAAACCTTTATTAAACTGAATCATCATGTGTAAATCATTGATACTCGCAACCCCAAAAACCTCTTTTATTACATCCTCATAACGTAGCTGTTTCCCAGTTGCAAATTTAATCATATTCCTCTCAGGATTTTCTAAGAAATAAACCGTTTCAATCGAACCGTCCATGTATAGCACCTTTTTTCCAATTATTTTTCTATCTTAATGAATTAAGAATGGTGGTGTAGTTAGAAACCTTCTTGTATAACAACGCTCATTCTAATCCCTTCTATTCTTATTATACCATACTTTATTATGGGTGACGGAAAAGCAATCGGATTGTATCGATATAGCCACAGTAATAATGACATGCCTTGACGAATAAAATGGGTGAATGGAATTGAATCCCATAGTGATCAATAAATTGGGATTAGAACACCACTGAATAACTAATAAGAGGAGTAGTTGGGGCAATGAGCAAACGAAATTGGGCTATTTCAATTTTTGTCATTAGTAGTCTGATAGGATTGACGGGGTGTACAGAGGGAACAACAAAAGAGGTGGCACAGGAAAAAAAGGTAATACAACCTCAAAAGCAATCCGAAAAACAGCCGAAAGAAGAACCACCGAAGGTAGAGGAACCTAAGCAAATTGTTGTTAATGTCATTGACCCGAATACGAAAACAATTATTAAGAGCTTTATTCCGAAAGATATGGGGTTTGAAAACAACAAAGAGACCTACAAAAAGGAAATTGAAAAATGGGCTAAAGATTTGGCGAGAGGAACTGAAACATCAACGGGGTATGACCAGCGAATGGTACTCGATAAAATTGATGCAAATGGGCAAATCATTAAGGGAAAACCGAAAGTGATATTAGAGGAATCGGAATTAGTAGAAAAGGTTATGGCCGCATCTCTTATTGGTGGAGACATTGAACTGCCTTTGTACGTTACTGAAAGTGGCTATAAGCCTGAGGAAATCTCTCATTTAGGAGAAGTAATAATAGGAAAATTTACTACAAGATTTAATAGCGGAGTGGTGGGGCGTTCAAAGAATATCGAGTTATCAGCACAAGCTATCAACAATATCATTGTTGGATCCGATGATATTTTTTCCTTTAATACTACGGTTGGACCTAGTGATGCTGCACACGGATATCAAAAGGCAAAAGAAATTGTAAATAAAAAAATGGTAGATGGGATTGGTGGAGGAATTTGCCAGACTTCTTCCACGTTATTTAATGCAGTGGATTTATTAGCAGTAACCTATGTAGAAAAGCATCACCACTCATTATCCGTTGGTTATGTTCCTGCCGGTCGTGATGCGACAGTGTCATATGGTGGCCCAGATTTTCAATTTAAGAATACAACAGGATATCCATTTTTAATAAAAGCAATTTATGGAAAAGGCACCTTAACTGTGGAAGTAAGAACATCAGCTGCTTATCAAAACCTCATAGCAAAGAGATAAAAAAGAACACAAAAGGTGACAGCGATTGCTTGTCACCTTTTATTGTATAATAGTATTAAAGAGAGGTGGTAAATAATGGTGTTACTTTTTAAAAAAAGAGAGTTCAGGATCGCAACTTCCGGGATAGATTCTGTTGAGAAAGTAAGATTGGGCGGAGTGGAACAGACCGTACTAATTCAGGCAGAAAATCCTACAAAACCAGTTCTGCTTTTTATTCATGGAGGACCGTGTATGCCTGTTCCAGGTGTAGTCTCTCGAGGTCAAGATTATGCCGTGTCTACTACAACTAAAGAACTCGTTAAACACTTTGTTGTTGTGTTTTATGATCAACGAGGTGCAGGAAAATCTTATGATAAGAATACACCTGCTGGATTTATGAGAGTCGAGCAATACATTACTGATTGCAATGAATTAGTAGATGTACTCAGAAGTCGCTTTAACCAAGAAAAGATATATTTGGCCGCCCATTCATGGGGCTCCATTATTGGATTAAATATGGCCTTAAGATATCCGGAAAAACTTCATGCCTATATTGGTATTTCACAAATTTTAAATTGGACAAATAATGATAAACTCTGTTATGACTGGGTTGTAAATAAAGCAAAACAAGCCAATGATCAAAAGACTTTGAAGAAACTGTATGAATTAGGACAACCTCCCTATCTCAAAGTAAAACAATGGACCGAATTTCGCCGACCGCTAATTAAATATAATTCTATGGTATATAAAAGTGAAACGGTAAAACATCCAGGTATGATTGGAGGGTTAAAACAATTTTTTACTAGTTCTGAGTATTCCTTAATGGATATTTTCCATTCCTTTTATAGTGCCTATAATCTTACATACACCCAAGAATTAATCGAGGATTTTGCAAAAATAAATTTAAATCAACTAAAAAAAGTAGAAACTCGAATTGCATTTTTACATGGTACAAAAGATGCTCATGTAGAAGGGAAACCGGTGGAAACATTTTTTAATAATCTAGAGGCACCACTTGGAAAAGATATGGTTTGGTATGGAAATTCATCGCATATGTTTCATCCGGATGATGCTAGAATGATAGAAAAATATATTATCGATTTTGCTCATGCGTAATTTTTGAATGGCAGAGCAATGAGGTTCTAGGAAACCACGTGTATTTTATACGTGGTTTTTATGACGATTTTATACATATTCCTCCTTTTTCAAGCAAAAAATACATTTGGCTATTTAGTAAAAAATAGGAGGTAATATATGAAGTGGTTTTATAGAATAATTATGTACTCAGTAATACTTGCCCTATTTGGGTGGACGGAAAAGCATCAAGCTTTATCACGAGTTTTAGATAATCAGAATCATTACGGTGCAAACAAAACAAAAAAAGATGTACTTCAAGTGGCAAGGCAAAATCCACAAGGGGATCAAGGCCTATCCGAAGAATATCATGGACATCAATCTGAGCGTCCTGAAGCCAAAAATCCTAAAAAGGCAAAGCCACCTGCAGCGGACAACCGGCTTGTTCAAGTTCAACTTTTAGGAATCAATGATTTACATGGTCAATTAAATGTTACTCGTAAAGTAAATGGAAAGCCTGCAGGGCGCATTGACTATTTAGCTGCTTATCTAAAACAAAGAGAAGCGGTGAATAAAAACACACTTCTTGTTCAGGATGGAGATATGGTTGGAGCCAGTCCACCAGTATCGGCATTATTACAAGATGAACCGACCATTGAGCTACTAAATAAACTTGGATTCGATATTGGAACTGTTGGAAATCACGAATTTGATGAAGGTTTAAATGAACTCCTTCGTCTAATAAAGGGTGGCCCCCATCCAAAAACAGGGGATTTTGCTGGTTCTACATTTCCATGGATAGTAGCTAATGTAATCAATGAGAAAACAGGAAAACCTATTCTACCTCCCTATCACGTGATTAAGGTAAATGGAATGCCAATTGGTTTCATCGGGGTTGTAACCACTGAGACACCGACTGTCGTTGTACCAAGTGGTGTAGCGGGCTTAAAATTCACCGATGAGGTAGAAGCGATTAACCTCAATGTTGCTGAATTAAAAAAACAAGGAGTAAAATCGATTGTTGTTCTAGCCCATAATCCAGGTACATCTGGCCCAAATGGAGAAAATCCTACAGGTCAGCTTGTAGATATCGCCAATCGAGTGGACGATGAAGTGGATATTATTTTTGGCGGTCATAATCATGCTTATATGAATGCTACAATTGATAATAAACTGGTAGTTCAGTCGTATTCTTATGGGACGGCTTTTTCAGACGTTGATATTGAAATTGATCCGAAAACGAAGGATATTGTTTCCAAGCGGGCAGAGATTGTGACAACCTTTCAAGAAGGAATAGAGCCAGATCCTGAAATTAAGAAAATGCTTGAAGGTTATGAAGCGAAGGTA comes from the Neobacillus sp. PS2-9 genome and includes:
- a CDS encoding hydrogenase small subunit encodes the protein MTQYNWLEAINVNEDMLIKTKQRLPVIWISALDCTGCKEAFTRSFEPTTLDTILNFISLEYSELLSVASGDRVEAHKESIFEKYSGEYILAIEGSIPGSDEFLMIGGKSVREKIIHAAKRAKAVIAFGSCSAWGGIPAAGKNPTNAVDIRAIIPEEVPVALVPGCPPIPEVIIGTLLHVHFHGKLPELDKKLRPKVYYQTTVHMACHRKPYFDQKLFAESYDDEGARKGYCLFKIGCKGPTAFNACESMGYDRCISAGFSCIGCSERGFWDKGGFYGKRKK
- a CDS encoding VanW family protein, producing the protein MSKRNWAISIFVISSLIGLTGCTEGTTKEVAQEKKVIQPQKQSEKQPKEEPPKVEEPKQIVVNVIDPNTKTIIKSFIPKDMGFENNKETYKKEIEKWAKDLARGTETSTGYDQRMVLDKIDANGQIIKGKPKVILEESELVEKVMAASLIGGDIELPLYVTESGYKPEEISHLGEVIIGKFTTRFNSGVVGRSKNIELSAQAINNIIVGSDDIFSFNTTVGPSDAAHGYQKAKEIVNKKMVDGIGGGICQTSSTLFNAVDLLAVTYVEKHHHSLSVGYVPAGRDATVSYGGPDFQFKNTTGYPFLIKAIYGKGTLTVEVRTSAAYQNLIAKR
- a CDS encoding alpha/beta hydrolase, whose product is MVLLFKKREFRIATSGIDSVEKVRLGGVEQTVLIQAENPTKPVLLFIHGGPCMPVPGVVSRGQDYAVSTTTKELVKHFVVVFYDQRGAGKSYDKNTPAGFMRVEQYITDCNELVDVLRSRFNQEKIYLAAHSWGSIIGLNMALRYPEKLHAYIGISQILNWTNNDKLCYDWVVNKAKQANDQKTLKKLYELGQPPYLKVKQWTEFRRPLIKYNSMVYKSETVKHPGMIGGLKQFFTSSEYSLMDIFHSFYSAYNLTYTQELIEDFAKINLNQLKKVETRIAFLHGTKDAHVEGKPVETFFNNLEAPLGKDMVWYGNSSHMFHPDDARMIEKYIIDFAHA
- a CDS encoding 5'-nucleotidase C-terminal domain-containing protein produces the protein MKWFYRIIMYSVILALFGWTEKHQALSRVLDNQNHYGANKTKKDVLQVARQNPQGDQGLSEEYHGHQSERPEAKNPKKAKPPAADNRLVQVQLLGINDLHGQLNVTRKVNGKPAGRIDYLAAYLKQREAVNKNTLLVQDGDMVGASPPVSALLQDEPTIELLNKLGFDIGTVGNHEFDEGLNELLRLIKGGPHPKTGDFAGSTFPWIVANVINEKTGKPILPPYHVIKVNGMPIGFIGVVTTETPTVVVPSGVAGLKFTDEVEAINLNVAELKKQGVKSIVVLAHNPGTSGPNGENPTGQLVDIANRVDDEVDIIFGGHNHAYMNATIDNKLVVQSYSYGTAFSDVDIEIDPKTKDIVSKRAEIVTTFQEGIEPDPEIKKMLEGYEAKVEPIVKRIVGSTSDNLTAKQNENGESVLGDLIADAQRKAMNTDFAFMNPGGIRADIDPGDITWGEVYTVQPFNNELVKMTMTGQQIRDLLNQQWGTRTAILQISGLTYTWDPNKPVGNRIVSVKLSDGTELDSAKSYTVTANIFLSGGGDGFTEFTKAQNKEVGPVDLDALVNYITAQPKSFSYPLQNRIQRVQ